GCCGGCCGCACGACGACCCGGACCCCTTCCCGGAGGGAGTCTCGTGCCATCCCCGCACAGCACAACCGACAAGGGAGTGGCCCGAGATGCAGACCCTGGCGGACTGGCACGGTGGACCCGGCCCATGGATCCTGTTCTTCCCGCTGATCTGGGCGGCCGTGGTGATCGGCGCCGTCACCGTGCTGCGCCGCACCGCCTGGCGCGGCCGCGGCGGCCCGTGGCGGCCGGCCGACGGCGCACGCCCCGCCGGCGACTCGCCGCTGGCCGTCCTCGGCCGCCGCTTCGCCTCCGGCGAGATCGACGAGGACGAGTACTGGCGCCGGCTGTCCGTCCTGGAGGAGCAGTTCGGCCGCGCCGGCAAGGGCGGTGCGGCATGACGGCGACCGCACTGCGGGCGGCGGCCCGCGTGGTGGACGCGGTGAAGGTGTACGGCCGTGGCGACACCGCCGTGCGCGCCCTGGACGGCGTCGACGTCTCCTTCCCCGCCGGACGCTTCACCGCGATCATGGGCCCCTCGGGCTCCGGCAAGTCCACCCTCATGCACTGCGCGGCCGGGCTCGACACGCTCACCTCCGGCGCCGCCTGGATCGGTGACACCGAACTCGGCGCGCTGGACGACCGGCGCCTGACGCTGCTGCGCCGCGACCGGGTCGGCTTCGTCTTCCAGGCGTTCAACCTGGTGCCGACGCTGACCGTCGCGGAGAACATCACCCTGCCCCTGGACCTGGCCGGCCGGCGCGGCGACCCGGAGTGGATCGACGCGCTGATCGACGTGGTCGGACTGCGCGACCGGCTGCACCACCGGTCGTCGCAGCTCTCCGGCGGGCAGCAGCAACGCGTCGCCGTGGCGCGGGCGTTCGCCGGGCGGCCCGAAGTGGTCTTCGCCGACGAGCCGACCGGGAACCTCGACTCCCGCTCCGGCGCCGAGGTGCTCGGCCTGCTCGGCTCGGCCGTACGGGAGATGGACCGCACCGTCGCCATGGTCACCCACGACCCGATGGCCGCCGCGCACGCCGACGAGGTGCTCTTCCTCGCCGACGGACGGCTGGTCGACCGGATGGAATCGCCGACCGCGGACCGGGTCCTGGACCGCATGAAGGCCTTCGAGGTGCGCGCATGAACGCATCGCTCCGGCTCGGCCTCACCTCCCTGCGCACGCACCGGCGCCGGTTCGCCGGCACCTTCCTCGCCGTGTTCCTCGGCGTCGCGTTCCTGACCGGCACCCTCGTCATGGGCGACACGCTGCGGGCGAGCTTCGGCAGCATGTTCGGCGAGGCCACCAGCGGCACGGACGCCGTCGTACGCGGCGCCGACGCCATCACCACGCCCGGCGAAGCCCAGGGCGTACGGCGGCCCGTCGACACCTCGCTGGTGAAGACCGTCGAGCGGGTGCCGGGCGTGGCCGCGGCGGCCCCGGACATCCAGGGCGCCGGCCAGCTCGTCGGCGCCGACGGCAA
This genomic interval from Streptomyces sp. NBC_00557 contains the following:
- a CDS encoding ABC transporter ATP-binding protein; the protein is MTATALRAAARVVDAVKVYGRGDTAVRALDGVDVSFPAGRFTAIMGPSGSGKSTLMHCAAGLDTLTSGAAWIGDTELGALDDRRLTLLRRDRVGFVFQAFNLVPTLTVAENITLPLDLAGRRGDPEWIDALIDVVGLRDRLHHRSSQLSGGQQQRVAVARAFAGRPEVVFADEPTGNLDSRSGAEVLGLLGSAVREMDRTVAMVTHDPMAAAHADEVLFLADGRLVDRMESPTADRVLDRMKAFEVRA
- a CDS encoding SHOCT domain-containing protein, which gives rise to MQTLADWHGGPGPWILFFPLIWAAVVIGAVTVLRRTAWRGRGGPWRPADGARPAGDSPLAVLGRRFASGEIDEDEYWRRLSVLEEQFGRAGKGGAA